In Ochotona princeps isolate mOchPri1 chromosome 21, mOchPri1.hap1, whole genome shotgun sequence, a single genomic region encodes these proteins:
- the LOC101535188 gene encoding C-C chemokine receptor type 1, producing the protein METATTTKDYESITEYDYGDTTPCQKVAERAFGAQLLPPLYSLVFVIGLVGNVLVVLVLTQYKRLQSMTSIYLFNLAISDLLFLFTLPFWIDYRLKDDWVFGNAMCKLLSGLYYIGLYSEVFFIILLTLDRYLAIVHAVFALRARTVTFGILTSLITWGLAILASIPGLYFSKSQREFTHHTCSLHFPHENLKMWRQFQALKLNLLGLVLPLLVMVVCYTGIIQILLKRPNEKKTRAVRLIFVIMLIFFLFWTPYNLTVFVSAFQDTLFTRPCEQSKQLDMATQVTEVIAYTHCCVNPVIYVFVGERFRKYLRQLFHMHLAKWLPFLSPERLERVSSMSPSTGEHELSAGL; encoded by the coding sequence ATGGAGACTGCAACCACCACCAAGGACTATGAATCAATCACAGAATATGACTATGGAGACACAACTCCATGCCAGAAGGTGGCTGAGAGGGCCTTCggggcccagctgctgcccccCTTATACTCTCTGGTATTTGTCATTGGCCTGGTGGGCAATGTCCTGGTGGTCTTGGTCCTCACACAGTATAAGAGGCTACAGAGCATGACCAGCATCTACCTCTTCAACTTGGCCATTTCTGACCTGCTCTTCCTCTTCACATTGCCCTTCTGGATTGACTACAGGCTGAAGGATGACTGGGTTTTCGGCAATGCCATGTGTAAGCTCCTCTCTGGGCTCTATTACATAGGCTTGTACAGCGAGGTCTTCTTCATCATCCTGCTGACCCTTGACAGGTACTTGGCCATCGTCCACGCTGTGTTCGCCCTGCGGGCCCGGACGGTCACCTTTGGCATCCTCACCAGCCTCATCACCTGGGGCCTGGCCATCTTGGCTTCCATCCCGGGTTTGTACTTTTCCAAGTCCCAGCGGGAGTTCACGCATCACACCTGTAGTCTTCACTTCCCTCATGAGAATCTGAAAATGTGGAGACAGTTCCAGGCCCTGAAACTGAACCTGCTGGGGCTGGTTCTGCCTCTGCTGGTCATGGTCGTATGCTACACGGGCATCATACAGATCCTGCTCAAACGACCCAATGAGAAGAAGACCAGGGCTGTCCGGCTAATCTTTGTCATCATGctcatcttctttctcttttggaCCCCCTACAATCTGACTGTGTTTGTGTCTGCTTTCCAAGACACCCTGTTCACCCGTCCGTGTGAGCAGAGCAAACAACTGGACATGGCTACCCAAGTGACAGAGGTGATCGCCTATACCCACTGCTGCGTCAACCCTGTCATCTATGTCTTTGTGGGCGAGAGGTTCCGGAAGTACCTGCGCCAGCTCTTCCACATGCACCTGGCTAAAtggctccccttcctctcccctgagAGGCTGGA